In Nostoc piscinale CENA21, the genomic stretch TGTGCTTCTTTAAATTTACCTAATTTGTTGAAACTGGCACTTTGACTGGCTAAAGCTAAAGCATAATTAGGACTTAGTTTGACAGCGAATTCATAAGAAACTGCCGCTTGTTCTGGTTTACCAATAGCTGCTAATGCTCTACCATGTTCTAACCAAATCTCTGCATCTTTGGGATTCATCGCCACGGCTTGATCAAAGGAGGCGATCGCTTCTTCTAATTGCCCGTTTTTTTTTCTGTGCCAAGCCTTTAGTATACCAAGCAATTGCAGGTGTAGTTTCACCCCAGTTTTTGTTAACTTTAATGGCTGCGTCACAAGCGGCAATCGCTTCGCTGAATCTGCTTAAATTTGATAATGCTTGACAATTTCCGACTAAGGCTAAAGAATTTTCAGGATTGATTTCCAAGGTACGTTGATAGGAGGTAATTGCTGCGTCTAATTGCCCTAATTTACTCTGCCCTAAAGCCCGGTTATACAAGGCTACAACTTCTGTATGATTGCCCCAGTTACCATCAGAACGCAAGGCTAAATCACAAGCAGCGATCGCTTCGGCAGTTTTGTTTAAATTTAATAAGGCTTCACATCTTTGCGCTAAAGCTAAAGAATATTTTGGTTGCAGGCGTAAGGTGCGATCGGCTGACACCAACGCTTCACTATATTTGGCTTGCTTGAGTAAAATTTCTGTGCGGGTAATCCAAATTTCTGGTTCGTCGGGTTTGATTGCAATCCCTTGATTACAAGCTGCGATCGCTTCATCATATTTCTTTTCCTCT encodes the following:
- a CDS encoding tetratricopeptide repeat protein, whose product is MRNFHANTQPGRRQAINNWLGKTVKSSSIVGGLTAVMVLANSLVPTSLFAEEKLEIKDFDYWANFCKLLGEEKKYDEAIAACNQGIAIKPDEPEIWITRTEILLKQAKYSEALVSADRTLRLQPKYSLALAQRCEALLNLNKTAEAIAACDLALRSDGNWGNHTEVVALYNRALGQSKLGQLDAAITSYQRTLEINPENSLALVGNCQALSNLSRFSEAIAACDAAIKVNKNWGETTPAIAWYTKGLAQKKKRAIRRSDRLL